A genomic region of Desulfomicrobium escambiense DSM 10707 contains the following coding sequences:
- the istA gene encoding IS21 family transposase translates to MLTVETIRKIKLAHGRDEKSIGQIAKDFNLSRNTVRKVLRSDATKFEYHRTVQPMPRMDGFTDWVVQQLEHDAKQPKKYRRTAKVLYEQLQGRGYEGGYDAVRRFIRRWKEEAGLKSSDAYVPLEFLPGEAFQFDWSHDQLEIGGLPMAVKVSHMRLCHSRFLFCQGFPRETMEMVFEAHNSAFDFIGGACGHGIYDNMTTAVSKVLRGKLRELNPRFEELCAHYLVEPIMCTPAAGWEKGQVENSVGLMRKRFLAGRTKFASIEELNEYLLERAVGWAKTQKHPELREKTVWEVFEAEREMLIRPPKKFDGYRLEHCRVSSTCLVHFDRNRYSVPCEAAGKVVQVKAYAGRLKVVEGGKLIAEHKREFGRDKTIYDPWHYVPLLDRKPGALRNGAPFTAWALPKAIEQVREVLRRYDDWDRQFAGILTAVPSHGLDVVAEACRKALNQRTVSKDAVLSILNRQQDVEPAPVVSIPSRLELGCMPVADCGRYDRLLRGAYAAQ, encoded by the coding sequence ATGCTGACTGTGGAGACGATACGCAAGATTAAGCTGGCCCATGGTCGAGACGAGAAGTCGATCGGACAGATAGCCAAGGACTTCAACCTGAGTCGGAACACGGTCCGCAAGGTTCTCAGGTCCGACGCGACCAAGTTTGAATATCATCGTACGGTCCAGCCCATGCCGAGGATGGACGGATTTACGGACTGGGTTGTTCAGCAACTGGAGCACGACGCCAAGCAGCCCAAGAAGTATCGGCGCACGGCGAAAGTCCTGTATGAGCAACTTCAGGGACGAGGCTACGAGGGCGGCTACGACGCCGTGAGACGGTTCATACGGCGCTGGAAAGAGGAGGCGGGCCTCAAGTCGTCGGATGCCTACGTGCCTCTGGAATTCTTGCCAGGCGAGGCTTTCCAGTTCGACTGGAGCCATGATCAACTGGAGATCGGCGGATTGCCCATGGCCGTCAAGGTGTCGCACATGCGCCTGTGCCATAGCCGTTTTCTCTTCTGTCAGGGCTTTCCCCGCGAGACCATGGAGATGGTCTTCGAGGCCCACAATAGTGCCTTCGATTTCATTGGCGGCGCATGCGGCCACGGCATCTACGACAACATGACCACCGCCGTGTCGAAAGTGCTGCGCGGCAAACTCCGGGAACTCAACCCGCGCTTCGAAGAGTTGTGCGCCCATTACTTGGTCGAGCCGATCATGTGTACTCCTGCGGCCGGCTGGGAAAAGGGACAGGTAGAAAACTCGGTCGGACTCATGCGTAAACGCTTTCTGGCGGGTCGCACGAAGTTCGCCAGCATCGAGGAACTCAACGAATACCTGCTTGAGCGGGCCGTGGGCTGGGCCAAGACCCAAAAGCATCCGGAACTGCGTGAGAAGACGGTTTGGGAAGTCTTTGAAGCAGAGCGTGAGATGTTGATCCGGCCTCCCAAGAAGTTCGACGGGTACCGCCTGGAGCATTGTCGGGTGTCTTCGACCTGTCTGGTGCACTTCGATCGCAACCGCTACAGCGTGCCGTGCGAAGCGGCCGGGAAAGTCGTGCAGGTCAAGGCTTATGCGGGAAGGCTCAAGGTCGTGGAAGGCGGCAAACTGATCGCCGAACACAAGCGGGAGTTCGGCCGCGACAAGACCATCTACGATCCCTGGCACTACGTCCCTCTGCTTGATCGCAAGCCAGGGGCGCTGCGCAACGGAGCCCCGTTTACGGCGTGGGCATTGCCCAAGGCCATCGAACAGGTTCGCGAGGTCTTGCGACGTTACGACGACTGGGACCGTCAGTTCGCCGGGATTCTCACCGCCGTCCCCAGCCATGGCCTCGACGTGGTCGCTGAGGCCTGCCGGAAGGCGCTGAACCAGCGCACCGTGAGCAAGGATGCTGTTCTGAGCATCCTCAACCGCCAGCAGGATGTCGAGCCTGCGCCGGTGGTCAGCATCCCTTCGCGTCTGGAGCTCGGATGCATGCCTGTTGCCGACTGCGGTCGTTACGACCGTCTCCTGCGGGGTGCATATGCTGCGCAATGA